A region from the Mycolicibacterium litorale genome encodes:
- a CDS encoding aspartate aminotransferase family protein, whose protein sequence is MTLTNEAVLPNGLSIDEARAEAARAYELDRKHVFHSWSAQAEITPMTITASAGSYIWDGEGRRLLDFSCQLVNTNIGHQHPKVVAAIQAQAAKLCTVAPQHANDARSEAARLIAERTPGELNKVFFTNGGADAVEHAVRMARLHTGKYKVLSRYRSYHGGTETAINLTGDPRRWPNDHGNAGVVHFFGPFLYRSQFHATTEAEESARALAHLEDIVRMEGPSTIAAILLESIPGTAGIMVPPPGYMAGVRDICDRYGIVMIADEVMAGFGRSGKWFSIQHFDVVPDLLTFAKGVNSGYVPLGGVAIGPAIAETFAHRPYPGGLTYSGHPLATAAAVATITAMEDEDIVGNAARIGAEILGPGLAELAARHPSVGEVRGTGVFWAIELVANRETREPLAPYGASSAAMNAVVGACKENGLLPFANFNRIHAVPPCTVTADEAREGLAILDEALSVADSHL, encoded by the coding sequence ATGACACTCACCAACGAAGCAGTCCTGCCCAACGGCCTGTCGATCGACGAGGCCCGCGCGGAGGCCGCCCGCGCCTACGAACTCGACCGCAAACACGTCTTCCACTCGTGGTCGGCGCAGGCCGAGATCACGCCGATGACGATCACCGCCTCAGCGGGCAGCTACATCTGGGACGGAGAGGGCCGGCGCCTGCTGGACTTCTCGTGCCAGCTGGTCAACACCAACATCGGCCACCAGCACCCCAAGGTCGTCGCCGCCATCCAGGCCCAGGCCGCCAAGCTGTGCACCGTCGCGCCGCAGCACGCCAACGACGCCCGCTCCGAGGCGGCCCGCCTCATCGCCGAGCGCACACCGGGTGAGCTGAACAAGGTGTTCTTCACCAACGGCGGCGCCGACGCGGTCGAGCACGCGGTGCGGATGGCCCGGCTGCACACCGGTAAGTACAAGGTGCTCAGCCGGTACCGCTCCTACCACGGCGGCACCGAGACCGCGATCAACCTGACCGGCGACCCCCGCCGGTGGCCCAACGACCACGGCAACGCCGGCGTCGTGCACTTCTTCGGCCCGTTCCTGTACCGCTCGCAGTTCCACGCCACCACCGAGGCGGAGGAGTCGGCGCGCGCGCTGGCCCACCTCGAGGACATCGTGCGGATGGAAGGTCCGTCGACGATCGCCGCGATCCTGCTGGAGTCGATCCCCGGCACCGCGGGCATCATGGTGCCGCCGCCGGGATACATGGCCGGCGTCCGCGACATCTGCGACCGCTACGGCATCGTCATGATCGCCGACGAGGTCATGGCCGGCTTCGGGCGTAGCGGGAAATGGTTCTCCATCCAGCATTTCGACGTCGTCCCAGACCTGCTGACCTTCGCCAAGGGCGTCAACTCCGGTTACGTGCCGCTCGGTGGTGTCGCGATCGGACCGGCGATCGCCGAGACATTCGCCCACCGTCCCTACCCGGGCGGGCTGACCTACTCGGGTCATCCCCTCGCGACCGCGGCCGCTGTGGCGACCATCACGGCCATGGAGGACGAGGACATCGTCGGCAACGCCGCCCGGATCGGGGCCGAAATCCTCGGACCAGGGCTGGCCGAACTCGCCGCCCGCCATCCCAGCGTCGGTGAGGTCCGTGGCACGGGTGTCTTCTGGGCGATCGAACTGGTCGCCAACCGGGAGACCCGCGAACCGCTGGCGCCGTACGGGGCGAGCAGTGCGGCGATGAACGCCGTGGTGGGAGCGTGCAAGGAGAACGGGTTG
- a CDS encoding CoA-acylating methylmalonate-semialdehyde dehydrogenase, with amino-acid sequence MANVQHWCNNDIFAGGSSATAPVTNPATGEVTGQVALASVEDARTVIEAAAAAFPAWRDTSLAKRTSILFNFRELLNARKHELAAIITSEHGKVLSDALGEVSRGQEVVEFACGIPHLLKGGFTENASTNVDVYSIRQPLGVVGIISPFNFPAMVPMWFFPIAIATGNTVVIKPSEKDPSASLWLARLWAEAGLPPGVFNVLQGDKTAVDELLTNPKVKSVSFVGSTPIAQYVYATGTAAGKRVQALGGAKNHAVILPDADLDLAADAMVNAGFGSAGERCMAISAAVAVGPIADDLVAKIAERAAALKTGDGTKDSDMGPLVTKAHRDKVASYIDAGEADGAKIVVDGRNVTADGGADGFWLGPTLIDNVTPEMSVYTDEIFGPVLSVVRVDTYDQALELINANPYGNGTAIFTNDGGAARRFQNEVEVGMVGINVPIPVPMAYYSFGGWKNSLFGDSHAHGTEGVHFFTRGKAITQRWLDPSHGGINLGFPQNQ; translated from the coding sequence ATGGCGAACGTACAGCACTGGTGCAACAACGACATCTTCGCGGGCGGCTCCTCGGCCACCGCTCCCGTGACCAATCCGGCGACCGGCGAGGTCACCGGTCAGGTGGCCCTGGCGAGCGTCGAGGACGCCCGCACGGTCATCGAAGCCGCCGCAGCGGCCTTCCCGGCGTGGCGGGACACCTCGCTGGCCAAGCGGACCTCGATCCTGTTCAACTTCCGCGAACTGCTCAACGCGCGCAAGCACGAACTCGCCGCGATCATCACCAGCGAGCACGGCAAGGTGCTCTCCGACGCCCTCGGCGAGGTCAGCCGCGGCCAGGAGGTCGTCGAATTCGCCTGCGGTATCCCGCATCTGCTCAAGGGCGGCTTCACCGAGAACGCCTCGACCAACGTCGACGTCTACTCGATCCGCCAGCCGCTCGGCGTCGTCGGCATCATCAGCCCCTTCAACTTCCCCGCCATGGTGCCGATGTGGTTCTTCCCCATCGCGATCGCCACCGGCAACACCGTCGTGATCAAGCCGTCGGAGAAGGATCCGTCGGCGTCGCTGTGGCTGGCCCGCCTGTGGGCCGAGGCAGGCCTGCCGCCCGGGGTGTTCAACGTCCTCCAGGGCGACAAGACCGCCGTCGACGAACTGCTGACCAACCCGAAGGTCAAGTCGGTGTCATTCGTCGGGTCCACCCCGATCGCCCAGTACGTCTACGCCACCGGCACCGCCGCCGGTAAGCGGGTCCAGGCCCTCGGCGGCGCCAAGAACCACGCGGTCATCCTGCCCGACGCCGACCTCGACCTGGCCGCCGACGCCATGGTCAACGCCGGGTTCGGCTCCGCCGGCGAACGCTGCATGGCGATCAGCGCGGCCGTCGCGGTCGGCCCGATCGCCGACGACCTCGTCGCCAAGATCGCCGAACGCGCCGCGGCGCTCAAGACCGGTGACGGCACCAAGGACTCCGACATGGGTCCGCTGGTCACCAAGGCCCACCGCGACAAGGTGGCCTCCTACATCGACGCCGGCGAGGCCGACGGCGCCAAGATCGTCGTCGACGGCCGCAACGTCACCGCCGACGGCGGAGCGGACGGGTTCTGGTTGGGCCCGACCCTGATCGACAACGTCACCCCCGAGATGAGCGTCTACACCGACGAGATCTTCGGACCCGTGCTGTCGGTCGTGCGCGTCGACACCTACGACCAGGCGCTCGAACTGATCAACGCCAACCCGTACGGCAACGGCACCGCGATCTTCACCAACGACGGCGGCGCCGCCCGGCGGTTCCAGAACGAGGTCGAGGTCGGCATGGTGGGCATCAACGTGCCCATCCCGGTACCGATGGCGTACTACAGCTTCGGCGGCTGGAAGAACTCGCTGTTCGGCGACAGCCACGCGCACGGCACCGAGGGCGTGCACTTCTTCACCCGCGGCAAGGCCATCACGCAGCGCTGGCTCGACCCGAGCCACGGCGGCATCAACCTCGGGTTCCCGCAGAACCAGTAG
- a CDS encoding PucR family transcriptional regulator — protein sequence MAMTVADVIGLPVVAAGAPQVLSACRWQDPIRWVHVGDVADLSALLQGGELVLTTGAGLRSDPQRYLQGLADAGAVGAVVELGTAMAEVPAAVAEQASRLGLALVALHRQIKFVDVTEAVHRRIVAAQYDEVAFDRRVHETFTELSMKRASAAGIVDAAARILDEPVVLEDLAHQALAVAPGGDAAATLLQDWERRSRLTSADGEWAVTSVGPRGEEWGRLIVPAAPADRARATMVLERAAAALALHRMIERNRSGLHQQAQSGLIDDVLQGRIADEREAAARAHALGLRKATRYLPVVVRVDRGTTVVDPVVAQQRNVALLDAVAHTVNASGHTALCSIRRDGEIGALLALNPARGGWDRALGALGERIHADLRRLDGNTRSVCAVGDPAAEIVEAIHGLSEAAHVGEVAIAMHGNTQPVYRASDVRLRGLIALLRDDPRVQQFAETELRALLVDDDNRALSNLEVLRQYLQVAGNKAALAQRLHISRPALYKRLAAIGRTLGVDLDDAESMTSLHVAMLILDAQRRAASEVLTRGG from the coding sequence ATGGCCATGACCGTTGCGGACGTCATCGGGCTTCCGGTCGTCGCCGCCGGTGCCCCGCAGGTGCTGAGCGCATGCCGCTGGCAGGACCCGATCCGCTGGGTGCACGTCGGCGACGTCGCGGATCTGTCCGCGCTGCTGCAGGGCGGTGAGCTGGTGCTGACCACCGGGGCCGGGTTGCGCAGCGACCCGCAGCGCTATCTGCAGGGACTGGCCGACGCGGGCGCCGTCGGCGCCGTCGTGGAACTCGGAACCGCGATGGCGGAAGTGCCCGCGGCGGTCGCCGAACAGGCCAGCCGGCTGGGGCTCGCCCTGGTCGCACTGCACCGACAGATCAAATTCGTCGACGTCACCGAGGCGGTGCACCGGCGCATCGTCGCCGCGCAGTACGACGAGGTGGCGTTCGACCGGCGCGTGCACGAGACGTTCACCGAACTGAGCATGAAACGCGCGTCGGCGGCCGGGATCGTCGACGCCGCGGCCCGCATCCTCGACGAGCCGGTCGTTCTCGAGGACCTCGCCCACCAGGCGCTCGCCGTCGCACCCGGAGGAGACGCGGCCGCCACCCTGCTGCAGGACTGGGAGCGGCGCTCGCGGCTGACCTCGGCCGACGGGGAATGGGCGGTCACCTCGGTCGGTCCGCGCGGCGAGGAATGGGGGCGCCTGATCGTCCCCGCGGCACCGGCCGACCGGGCGCGGGCGACGATGGTCCTCGAACGCGCGGCCGCCGCGCTGGCGCTGCACCGGATGATCGAGCGCAACCGCAGCGGGCTGCACCAGCAGGCCCAGAGCGGGCTGATCGACGACGTGCTGCAGGGCCGCATCGCCGACGAGCGGGAGGCCGCGGCGCGCGCGCACGCCCTCGGGTTGCGCAAGGCCACCCGCTACCTGCCGGTGGTCGTGCGCGTCGACCGCGGCACCACCGTGGTGGATCCCGTTGTCGCGCAACAACGAAACGTTGCCCTGCTGGACGCGGTCGCGCACACCGTCAACGCGTCGGGCCACACCGCGCTGTGCTCGATCCGCCGCGACGGGGAGATCGGCGCGCTGCTGGCGCTCAACCCGGCCCGCGGCGGCTGGGACCGGGCTCTCGGTGCACTGGGGGAACGCATCCACGCCGACCTGCGCCGGCTCGACGGCAACACCCGCTCGGTGTGCGCGGTCGGGGACCCGGCCGCCGAGATCGTCGAGGCGATCCACGGGTTGAGCGAGGCCGCCCACGTCGGCGAGGTGGCCATCGCGATGCACGGCAACACCCAGCCGGTCTACCGTGCCTCCGACGTGCGGCTGCGGGGTCTGATCGCGTTGCTGCGCGACGATCCGCGGGTGCAGCAGTTCGCCGAGACCGAACTGCGGGCGCTGCTGGTCGACGACGACAACCGCGCGCTGTCCAATCTGGAGGTCCTGCGTCAGTACCTGCAGGTGGCCGGTAACAAGGCCGCCCTTGCGCAGCGGCTGCACATCAGCCGTCCCGCGCTCTACAAGAGGTTGGCCGCGATCGGCCGGACACTCGGGGTCGACCTCGACGACGCGGAGTCCATGACGTCATTGCACGTGGCGATGCTGATCCTCGACGCGCAGCGGCGTGCCGCCTCCGAGGTGCTCACCCGCGGCGGCTGA